A single genomic interval of Rhodothermus profundi harbors:
- a CDS encoding Ig-like domain-containing protein, with product MKRIGFLLGLWWVSLVQAQDLQVVSVSPAHGSAGVALNTPVTITFNKAITLDSLAILPLDTTLQAQLTDPSRISLSVDGKTLTLNVTHEANRDYTWVVHYAKATDGSRLAKRVTFYYTTASSAGPHTISGQIVESGTASQAAPLRLPALRAVPVAATSAPPHARASVSAAVEGTALPALPTSLPPTTQANHLGNWYVALFSTPTPEDEMPVRLAVTNPDGSFSIDYVRPGTYYLWAYLFGPDARFEIPRGFGTYDANGDGAADALNVTGNLSNLTVPVVFLGATRVSQAASVAQAVFPQAASDAQIVFIVGNPDNNGRSLFWYFVAYSAQQQKAYSLTVTSNIPLGSPQELRSPAPYDQMSPINLQSMKDSDVILNAFLTRFPITGDPDYRQMMAGQLYPFLVANDMIHPDFFPLSSTTVFWLILEGRRLPSPLQGTADYSGAYDLSTGTELLTTQPLTAFRALQIASTWLAPSKQTQQADGVVSFSSSFFNPYDGTASTWTINAFAGGLALQLTLTDSLLLRVDTLNQQDWATMPKIPFPQIVDSDQAADTARANNAATFLSSRRGPVFASMEGGFLGPVYNLNVDPSTPLYGLFLFEAGAQAAKRTPLQPAQATARYFVHMQTGAFIGSSVQLPHTARARLQAVQDSAKARSQQAELKRIWSQSVGPLGVALDWKYDYYVPGDSAQLEVTATPGQITVARHQPPEIALAGWPTLPEPFIDSDRAMSTAMANGGSQFMAAHPQAMIFMEGRAMPDRYPHLSDRYIWEVRFLAPAAQGKAPGLTAQQDSLIVLIDMQTGEVLPLTVSNEPLPDIAVLRLDGVYPNPASRQVFVVLQVPQPERLRLTVYNLLGQEVARLLDGPVPAGTHRIRWSVTHLPAGLYLLRLEGSQRTDTRSLVITH from the coding sequence ATGAAACGGATAGGATTTCTGTTGGGACTCTGGTGGGTTTCGCTCGTCCAGGCCCAGGATCTCCAGGTGGTCTCGGTATCGCCCGCTCATGGATCTGCAGGAGTTGCTCTTAACACGCCCGTCACTATCACGTTCAATAAGGCGATCACGCTGGACAGCCTGGCGATTTTGCCGCTGGACACCACCCTCCAGGCACAACTGACTGACCCTTCACGCATCTCGCTCAGCGTCGATGGTAAAACGCTTACGTTGAACGTCACCCACGAAGCGAATCGCGACTATACGTGGGTCGTACATTATGCTAAAGCAACCGACGGAAGCCGGCTGGCTAAACGCGTAACGTTTTACTACACGACTGCCTCCAGCGCAGGCCCTCATACTATCAGCGGACAAATCGTAGAAAGTGGCACCGCCAGCCAGGCTGCTCCGCTTCGTCTCCCTGCTTTGCGGGCCGTACCTGTCGCAGCAACGTCTGCGCCGCCTCATGCAAGGGCATCGGTATCTGCTGCGGTTGAAGGTACAGCGCTTCCTGCGTTGCCCACGTCCCTACCGCCTACCACGCAGGCCAACCATCTGGGCAATTGGTATGTGGCGCTGTTTTCTACCCCGACTCCGGAGGACGAGATGCCCGTTCGGCTGGCCGTTACCAATCCGGACGGCAGCTTTTCTATTGATTATGTGCGGCCGGGCACGTACTATCTGTGGGCCTATCTGTTTGGTCCGGACGCCCGCTTTGAAATTCCCAGAGGTTTTGGAACCTATGATGCCAATGGCGATGGTGCCGCCGATGCGCTGAACGTCACAGGCAACCTGTCTAACCTGACGGTTCCCGTAGTATTTCTCGGGGCTACGCGCGTCAGCCAGGCCGCTTCTGTAGCCCAGGCAGTTTTTCCCCAGGCTGCCTCGGATGCGCAGATTGTGTTTATCGTAGGCAATCCGGATAACAATGGTCGGTCGCTTTTCTGGTATTTTGTGGCCTATTCCGCCCAGCAGCAAAAGGCCTACAGCCTGACGGTTACGTCCAACATTCCGCTTGGCTCTCCGCAGGAGCTCCGTTCGCCTGCGCCCTATGACCAGATGAGTCCGATCAATCTTCAGTCCATGAAGGATTCCGATGTGATTCTGAATGCATTTCTGACGCGTTTTCCGATTACTGGTGATCCCGATTACCGCCAGATGATGGCCGGCCAGTTGTATCCCTTCCTGGTCGCTAACGATATGATCCATCCCGATTTCTTCCCCCTATCCAGCACCACGGTCTTCTGGCTGATTCTGGAGGGCCGTCGGCTGCCATCGCCCCTGCAGGGCACCGCGGACTACAGTGGCGCCTATGATCTATCCACAGGCACCGAACTGCTAACCACGCAGCCACTCACCGCTTTTCGAGCGCTCCAGATTGCCTCCACATGGCTGGCTCCCTCCAAGCAGACGCAGCAAGCCGACGGCGTGGTGAGCTTCTCGAGCAGCTTCTTCAACCCGTACGATGGTACGGCGAGCACCTGGACCATCAATGCGTTTGCCGGCGGCCTGGCCCTCCAGCTAACGCTTACCGACAGCCTGCTTTTGCGCGTTGACACGCTCAACCAGCAGGACTGGGCTACGATGCCCAAGATTCCGTTCCCACAGATTGTTGATTCAGATCAAGCCGCCGATACAGCCCGAGCCAACAACGCGGCTACTTTTCTCAGCAGCCGCCGCGGTCCTGTCTTTGCCAGCATGGAAGGAGGCTTTCTGGGTCCCGTGTACAATCTGAACGTGGACCCGAGCACTCCGCTATATGGTCTGTTTCTTTTCGAAGCCGGGGCGCAGGCCGCCAAGCGTACGCCGTTGCAGCCTGCCCAGGCTACGGCCCGTTATTTCGTCCACATGCAAACCGGCGCTTTTATTGGCAGCTCGGTGCAACTGCCCCATACAGCTCGGGCCCGGTTACAGGCTGTTCAGGATTCAGCCAAGGCCCGTTCCCAGCAGGCTGAACTAAAGCGCATCTGGAGCCAGTCGGTAGGTCCGCTGGGCGTTGCGCTCGACTGGAAGTACGACTATTACGTGCCAGGAGACAGCGCCCAGCTAGAAGTTACGGCCACCCCGGGCCAGATTACCGTGGCGCGCCATCAGCCGCCTGAGATTGCTCTTGCTGGATGGCCTACGCTACCTGAACCTTTCATTGACTCAGACCGGGCCATGAGCACGGCCATGGCGAACGGTGGCAGCCAGTTCATGGCCGCCCATCCCCAGGCAATGATTTTCATGGAAGGCCGGGCCATGCCCGATCGCTATCCGCACTTGAGCGACCGGTACATCTGGGAGGTCCGCTTTCTGGCGCCAGCCGCGCAAGGAAAAGCACCGGGGCTGACAGCGCAACAAGACTCCCTTATCGTCCTCATCGACATGCAAACGGGAGAGGTATTGCCGCTGACGGTCAGCAACGAGCCGCTGCCAGACATCGCAGTGCTGCGCCTGGACGGGGTCTATCCCAACCCGGCTTCCCGCCAGGTCTTTGTGGTGCTGCAGGTGCCGCAGCCGGAACGCCTGCGCCTGACGGTTTATAACCTGCTCGGTCAGGAAGTGGCGCGTCTGCTGGACGGACCAGTGCCCGCCGGCACGCATCGCATTCGCTGGTCGGTTACCCATCTGCCGGCAGGCCTGTACCTCCTGCGGCTGGAAGGCAGCCAGCGCACGGACACGCGCTCTCTGGTTATTACCCATTAA
- the aat gene encoding leucyl/phenylalanyl-tRNA--protein transferase, producing the protein MDERSALEMYQRGYFPMPDPVTGQVHWYAPDPRAILPLERFHVPRNLARLVRRGVFAVTFDQAFDEVVRACAARPATWIVPELQEMYRALYRRGHAHSVECWQAGQLVGGLFGVSIGGAFFGESMFHRVSEASKVALVHLVAHLRRQGFRLLDIQMLTPHFQQFGAEEIPRTVFEQLLAAAIALPVHWAPDVRNLSS; encoded by the coding sequence ATGGATGAAAGATCTGCTCTAGAAATGTACCAGCGAGGCTATTTTCCGATGCCGGATCCTGTGACCGGTCAGGTGCACTGGTATGCGCCAGATCCCCGGGCCATTTTGCCTCTGGAGCGGTTTCACGTGCCGCGAAATCTGGCCCGCTTGGTGCGGCGCGGGGTCTTTGCGGTAACATTCGATCAGGCTTTTGACGAGGTGGTGCGTGCCTGCGCAGCGCGTCCAGCTACTTGGATTGTTCCGGAACTGCAGGAGATGTACCGGGCGCTTTACCGGAGGGGGCATGCCCATAGCGTTGAATGCTGGCAGGCGGGGCAGCTTGTTGGGGGGCTGTTTGGCGTAAGTATCGGCGGGGCATTTTTTGGAGAGTCTATGTTTCACCGCGTCTCAGAAGCCTCTAAAGTGGCCCTGGTCCATCTGGTAGCGCACTTGCGCCGGCAGGGCTTTCGTCTGCTGGACATTCAGATGTTGACGCCCCATTTTCAGCAATTTGGAGCGGAGGAAATTCCCCGCACGGTTTTTGAACAGTTGTTGGCTGCGGCCATTGCGTTGCCCGTGCACTGGGCGCCCGATGTTCGTAACTTGTCATCATGA
- the pfkA gene encoding 6-phosphofructokinase yields MEEIRRIGVFTSGGDAPGMNACIRAVVRTALAHDLEVFGIRRGYAGMIEGDFVEMDGRSVSNILQLGGTILKSARSKEFMTPEGRAKAAEQLRQAGIDALVAIGGDGTFRGAAVFYEEHRIPIVGCPGTIDNDLFGTDETIGFDTAMNTAIQNIDRIRDTADAHDRLFLVEVMGRDAGFIALNCGIGSGAEMVLIPETFTDIEEIKERILSLMSAQSRSSIVVVAEGDEHGGATQIAQDLRQDPAFARIDLRVCILGHTQRGGSPTARDRVLASRLGAAAVEALLQGHANVMVGVVNGEIKLTPLKHVYSRKKTIDYELLKLTQLLG; encoded by the coding sequence ATGGAAGAGATTCGACGCATCGGCGTCTTTACCAGTGGCGGGGACGCCCCCGGCATGAACGCTTGCATTCGGGCCGTGGTGCGTACAGCCCTTGCCCATGATCTGGAGGTTTTTGGCATTCGGCGGGGCTATGCAGGCATGATTGAGGGCGACTTTGTGGAGATGGACGGACGTTCGGTGTCGAACATCTTGCAGCTCGGGGGGACTATCCTGAAAAGTGCTCGCTCCAAGGAGTTTATGACGCCCGAAGGGCGTGCAAAAGCGGCAGAGCAGCTTCGCCAGGCGGGTATTGATGCCCTGGTGGCCATCGGAGGAGACGGGACGTTTCGGGGGGCAGCGGTCTTCTATGAGGAGCATCGCATCCCAATTGTCGGGTGCCCGGGCACGATCGACAATGATCTGTTTGGTACGGACGAGACCATTGGCTTTGATACTGCTATGAATACGGCGATTCAGAACATCGACCGTATTCGGGATACGGCCGACGCGCACGACCGGCTGTTTCTGGTTGAGGTGATGGGGCGGGATGCTGGTTTTATTGCGCTCAACTGTGGGATTGGCAGTGGCGCCGAGATGGTTCTGATCCCGGAAACGTTCACGGACATTGAGGAAATCAAAGAGCGCATTCTTTCGCTTATGTCGGCCCAGTCACGTTCGTCCATCGTGGTGGTAGCTGAAGGGGACGAGCACGGCGGGGCAACCCAGATTGCTCAGGATCTCCGGCAGGATCCGGCATTCGCGCGCATTGATCTGCGGGTATGTATTCTGGGACATACGCAGCGTGGCGGATCGCCTACCGCACGCGATCGGGTGCTGGCCAGTCGTCTGGGCGCTGCGGCCGTTGAAGCGTTGTTGCAGGGCCATGCGAACGTGATGGTGGGCGTGGTTAACGGAGAGATTAAGCTGACGCCGCTCAAGCACGTCTACAGCCGCAAAAAGACGATTGACTACGAGCTGCTCAAACTGACCCAGTTGCTGGGCTGA
- a CDS encoding hemolysin family protein has translation MGLLIFYLALALGVSFLCSIMEAVLLSVTPSYVAAHRHTTTGRLLQRLKQDIDRPLAAILSLNTIAHTAGVAGVGAQAIKVFGDAYLGLISGGLTLMILIFSEIIPKTVGALYWRTLAPPVAPLLIGLIWLLYPFVLLSEAITRLLARERKTPSVSREELAALAELGRQQGVFEQEELRILKNLLRFHALRAKDIMTPRTVIFALPEDLTIHDVLRRHPELRFSRIPIYQKTRDHITGYVLKDEILLYAARGKGELPLHRLRREILVVPENLPLPELFERMLNRLEHIALVIDEYGGTAGIVTLEDVVETLLGLEIVDEVDSTRDMQELARQQWQRRAARLGLLPESGADASSDAMAHEREAAVRLGLTGGPPHPNR, from the coding sequence ATGGGACTTCTGATTTTTTACCTGGCGCTGGCTCTGGGCGTCTCGTTTCTGTGCTCCATTATGGAGGCCGTTCTACTTAGCGTGACGCCCTCCTATGTGGCGGCCCACCGGCATACCACAACCGGCCGCCTTCTTCAACGGCTCAAGCAAGACATCGACCGTCCGCTGGCAGCCATCCTGAGCTTGAACACCATCGCCCACACAGCCGGTGTTGCCGGCGTAGGCGCCCAGGCTATCAAGGTGTTTGGCGACGCTTACTTAGGCCTGATTTCAGGGGGGCTGACGCTCATGATCCTGATCTTTTCGGAGATCATCCCTAAAACCGTCGGTGCTCTTTACTGGCGGACTCTGGCCCCACCAGTCGCTCCCCTTCTGATCGGGTTGATCTGGTTGCTGTATCCTTTCGTCTTGCTTTCAGAAGCGATTACCCGCCTGCTGGCCCGCGAGCGCAAGACGCCGTCCGTCAGCCGCGAAGAGCTGGCGGCGCTGGCCGAGCTGGGACGCCAACAGGGCGTGTTTGAACAGGAGGAGCTACGTATCCTGAAAAATCTGTTGCGTTTTCACGCATTGCGGGCCAAAGACATCATGACCCCTCGCACGGTTATTTTTGCCCTTCCAGAAGACCTGACCATTCATGACGTGCTGCGCCGCCATCCAGAGCTTCGCTTTTCACGCATTCCTATCTACCAGAAAACGCGAGATCACATCACGGGTTACGTGTTAAAAGATGAGATTCTGCTGTATGCGGCTCGCGGTAAAGGAGAGTTGCCCCTGCATCGCCTGCGCCGTGAGATCCTGGTTGTGCCAGAGAACCTGCCGCTGCCTGAGTTGTTCGAGCGCATGCTGAACCGTCTGGAACACATAGCCCTCGTAATCGACGAATACGGCGGCACGGCAGGCATCGTAACGCTGGAAGACGTGGTCGAAACGTTACTGGGCCTTGAAATTGTAGACGAGGTGGACTCAACGCGCGACATGCAGGAGTTGGCGCGCCAGCAATGGCAGCGCCGGGCCGCCCGGCTGGGTCTGCTGCCCGAATCGGGGGCCGACGCATCGTCTGACGCAATGGCTCATGAGCGCGAAGCGGCCGTGCGCCTGGGACTGACGGGTGGTCCTCCCCATCCGAATCGCTAA
- a CDS encoding PP2C family protein-serine/threonine phosphatase codes for MVRNVMFPSLQQTEMLLQQRRTRLSLLLPFFGTGYILSVIFHLLIWKSGTPPSTWVRLLYYDGLILLTYGALWLLLWGETHQRGAAPTRIFWSLAVASLLFLGVGYLVLRIGRPSDDLALPAQVTGFAYETGVPLTWAVVVQMNVLALFEALLAFWLLLQLRGLVLFKRTRQSERSWRWMLGSMAFSALLVDLLQPGEFVLALLLSLPVGLMLRNAFRVSWILYLTFRQKLVNLGLTVLATLVLSGTLAFTSGPAHEYVWHYSPALSSFVNLSLAFGILYLVTSFLSLLFHLPTTSDFQRKVDELAALHALMQLVSQVFDVTRLTETIVRLPVDAGVARAAWLALPDFQKTFRPRIVAAYNLPDGQSPETLVDVEALYQEVAMRRQFLLLEQALTDHRVRAQPQHGIGSLLAVPLIARNELLGVLFVTREVAYGFEQDDVEAITVFAAQAALALDNARLLNERLEKERLARELAIARDVQRRLLPQRLPRLPGLQIVAASISAQEVGGDYYDLLPIDTHRLAFIVADVAGKGTSAAFYMAELQGIFRALSPLNPDPAAFLVQANQALFGTLERKAFISAVYGIFDVQHGTLSLARAGHLPPILLRPHEPPRLLRLQGLGLGLDRGELFRRTLETCTLSLQAGDRLLLYTDGLIESRNDRGESFGYTRLLQSLETHALTPIDQLHRHLLDTLQQFTGRPTYDDDLTLVIFQWQEVPAAQNRRDRQAPQPQPASLPMRSSQPSQHSQQTP; via the coding sequence ATGGTACGCAATGTAATGTTTCCCTCACTGCAGCAGACGGAAATGCTGCTTCAGCAACGGCGCACCCGCCTGTCGCTGCTGCTGCCCTTCTTTGGCACCGGTTACATTCTGTCGGTCATCTTCCATTTGCTGATATGGAAATCGGGGACGCCTCCGTCAACGTGGGTACGGCTCCTTTACTATGACGGACTCATTTTGCTCACCTATGGCGCCCTCTGGCTGCTGCTCTGGGGCGAGACGCATCAGCGCGGTGCAGCACCCACCCGCATCTTCTGGAGCCTGGCTGTTGCCTCCCTGCTCTTTCTGGGAGTCGGTTATCTGGTATTGCGCATCGGTCGCCCTTCTGACGATTTAGCGCTGCCTGCTCAGGTAACAGGGTTTGCCTATGAGACAGGCGTGCCGCTCACATGGGCGGTTGTTGTGCAAATGAACGTGCTGGCGCTGTTTGAGGCACTGCTGGCTTTCTGGTTGCTGTTGCAACTGCGGGGTCTGGTGCTGTTTAAACGCACGCGGCAGAGCGAGCGAAGCTGGCGCTGGATGCTGGGGAGCATGGCTTTCTCTGCCCTGCTCGTTGACCTGCTTCAGCCCGGAGAATTTGTGCTGGCTTTACTGCTCAGCCTGCCGGTCGGGCTTATGCTCCGCAATGCTTTTCGCGTTTCCTGGATTCTGTATCTCACGTTCCGGCAGAAACTGGTGAACCTGGGGCTGACGGTACTGGCCACGCTTGTCCTTTCGGGCACGCTGGCCTTCACCAGCGGACCGGCTCATGAGTACGTCTGGCACTACAGTCCTGCGCTGAGTAGCTTTGTGAATTTAAGTCTGGCCTTCGGCATTCTTTATCTGGTCACTTCTTTTCTGTCGCTGCTCTTTCACCTGCCGACAACGAGCGACTTTCAGCGCAAGGTAGATGAGCTGGCAGCGCTGCATGCCCTGATGCAATTGGTCAGCCAGGTGTTCGACGTAACCCGGCTTACCGAAACCATTGTTCGGCTTCCCGTCGATGCCGGCGTAGCCCGAGCCGCCTGGCTTGCGCTGCCTGACTTTCAGAAGACGTTTCGGCCGCGAATTGTAGCGGCTTATAACCTGCCCGACGGCCAGTCACCCGAGACGCTTGTAGATGTCGAGGCGCTCTACCAGGAAGTAGCCATGCGCCGGCAGTTTCTACTGCTGGAGCAGGCGCTGACCGATCATCGAGTGCGCGCTCAACCGCAGCATGGCATCGGTAGCCTGCTGGCGGTTCCGCTGATTGCGCGCAACGAGTTGCTGGGCGTCCTGTTTGTCACGCGTGAGGTAGCCTACGGTTTTGAACAGGATGACGTAGAAGCCATTACAGTGTTTGCCGCGCAGGCAGCGCTTGCCCTTGACAATGCCCGGCTGCTGAATGAACGCCTGGAAAAAGAACGCCTGGCGCGCGAATTGGCCATCGCCCGCGACGTGCAGCGTCGTCTTCTGCCCCAGCGGTTGCCTCGTCTCCCCGGGTTGCAGATCGTGGCCGCCAGCATCTCCGCCCAGGAAGTTGGCGGTGATTACTACGATTTGCTGCCCATCGACACCCACCGGCTGGCCTTCATCGTGGCTGATGTTGCCGGCAAAGGAACCTCTGCGGCTTTTTACATGGCCGAACTGCAGGGCATCTTCCGGGCGCTGAGTCCGCTCAACCCCGATCCCGCCGCTTTTCTCGTGCAGGCCAACCAGGCACTTTTTGGAACGCTGGAACGCAAAGCCTTTATCTCGGCCGTCTATGGTATTTTTGACGTCCAGCACGGCACGCTTTCGCTGGCCCGCGCGGGGCATCTGCCGCCTATTTTGCTGCGTCCGCACGAACCGCCGCGCCTGCTGCGGCTTCAGGGGTTGGGATTGGGGCTAGATCGGGGCGAACTTTTTCGCCGAACGCTGGAGACGTGCACGCTGTCGCTGCAAGCAGGCGACCGCCTGCTGCTGTACACAGATGGACTGATTGAAAGCCGCAACGACCGCGGCGAATCCTTTGGCTATACCCGCCTCCTTCAATCCCTTGAAACGCATGCGCTGACGCCTATCGACCAATTGCATCGCCATCTGCTTGACACGTTGCAGCAGTTTACCGGCCGCCCCACCTACGACGATGACCTGACCCTTGTTATCTTCCAGTGGCAAGAGGTGCCGGCAGCCCAGAACAGACGGGATCGCCAGGCTCCTCAGCCCCAACCCGCTAGCCTACCCATGCGTTCTTCCCAACCTTCGCAGCATTCGCAACAAACGCCATGA
- a CDS encoding N-acetylmuramoyl-L-alanine amidase-like domain-containing protein, with protein sequence MNWMAILIGGLLVAGPDSVGQARFLELMQVARQKQLANRPLGEVMQTLGLQLQGTPYVTGLLDETPSESLQTPLDRFDCVLFVESVLALAQGVVMGDTTWEGFQRRVERLRYRDGQRRGYCSRLHYFTDWIDDNARRGWVRDITQALGGRPMRRRITFMSTHRTLYPRLADDSTWQCIRDVEIALSIRERFVIPRHQIRRIAQHLQPGDIVAFVAREPTLDVVHVGLVYVGADGRRGLLHASPQGGVRVSPDLQIYAQNNPAQVGIVVARPLDPRRR encoded by the coding sequence ATGAATTGGATGGCGATACTGATCGGGGGGTTGCTGGTGGCCGGACCAGATTCGGTCGGGCAGGCCCGTTTTCTTGAACTGATGCAGGTGGCTCGCCAGAAGCAGTTAGCGAACCGACCGCTGGGTGAGGTGATGCAGACACTGGGGCTTCAGCTCCAGGGAACGCCCTACGTTACCGGTTTGCTGGATGAGACGCCGAGCGAGTCGCTGCAGACGCCTCTGGATCGATTTGATTGCGTATTGTTTGTGGAAAGCGTGCTGGCGCTGGCCCAGGGTGTCGTGATGGGCGACACGACATGGGAAGGCTTCCAGCGGCGCGTGGAACGGTTGCGTTATCGAGATGGCCAGCGGCGTGGCTATTGCAGTCGGCTTCACTATTTTACCGACTGGATTGACGACAATGCGCGGCGCGGCTGGGTGCGCGACATCACCCAGGCGCTGGGCGGCCGCCCGATGCGCCGGCGCATTACCTTTATGAGTACCCATCGGACCCTCTATCCGCGCCTGGCAGACGACAGCACCTGGCAGTGCATTCGAGACGTCGAGATAGCCCTGAGCATCCGGGAACGCTTTGTCATACCCCGCCATCAAATACGGCGCATTGCCCAGCACTTGCAGCCGGGCGACATCGTCGCGTTTGTGGCCCGTGAGCCGACGCTGGACGTCGTGCATGTCGGGCTGGTTTACGTAGGCGCTGATGGACGGCGCGGGTTGCTGCATGCATCGCCGCAGGGCGGGGTCAGGGTTTCGCCGGATCTTCAAATATATGCCCAGAACAACCCTGCCCAGGTGGGCATTGTCGTGGCGCGTCCACTTGATCCGCGTCGCCGGTAA
- a CDS encoding STAS domain-containing protein, with amino-acid sequence MSNFSVGFRQHNSVQILDLQGELDAHTAPELEAALQQCLQKGHYQILVNGRHLDYISSAGLGVFMAYIEEIREKGGDLKIAELKPSVYNVFDLLGFPLLFDIVPSEEEALARFARGERPTLPSS; translated from the coding sequence ATGAGCAACTTTTCCGTAGGATTCCGACAGCACAATAGCGTACAGATTCTGGATCTACAGGGTGAACTTGACGCACATACCGCCCCCGAGCTGGAGGCAGCTTTGCAGCAGTGCCTCCAAAAAGGCCACTACCAGATTCTGGTGAATGGCCGCCACCTGGATTACATCTCCAGTGCTGGACTGGGTGTGTTCATGGCTTATATCGAGGAAATCCGAGAAAAGGGAGGCGATCTGAAAATTGCCGAGCTTAAACCCAGCGTGTACAACGTGTTCGATTTACTGGGTTTTCCGCTGCTTTTCGATATTGTGCCGTCCGAAGAGGAAGCGCTGGCGCGCTTTGCTCGTGGAGAACGTCCGACGCTGCCCTCCTCATAA
- a CDS encoding ATP-binding protein, translating to MSRALYTLRIPSATRYLQTVRRFVERHARAAGLSEEAIEQLKLAVDEACTNIIKHAYKGRPDRPIDIAVLIEPDRFIVRIRDQGEAFDPAHYRAPDLPTLIRQRQGGGLGVRLIRQLMDEVTYQSRGAYNEVRLIKYLASSGTALPPSASA from the coding sequence GTGAGCCGCGCCCTTTACACCCTACGTATTCCCAGTGCAACGCGCTATCTGCAAACGGTTCGGCGCTTTGTGGAGCGGCACGCCCGTGCGGCCGGCCTCTCAGAAGAGGCGATTGAGCAGCTGAAACTAGCGGTGGACGAAGCCTGCACCAATATCATCAAACATGCCTACAAAGGGCGTCCGGATCGCCCTATTGATATAGCTGTTCTGATTGAACCCGACCGTTTCATTGTACGCATTCGCGATCAGGGCGAGGCGTTCGATCCTGCCCATTACCGGGCCCCGGACTTACCTACCCTCATTCGGCAACGCCAGGGAGGAGGACTGGGCGTACGCCTGATCCGTCAGCTGATGGATGAGGTAACCTACCAAAGCCGGGGGGCATATAACGAAGTGCGTCTCATCAAATACCTGGCGTCTTCCGGCACAGCCCTTCCGCCTTCTGCGAGCGCCTGA
- the ubiE gene encoding bifunctional demethylmenaquinone methyltransferase/2-methoxy-6-polyprenyl-1,4-benzoquinol methylase UbiE, whose protein sequence is MPRRRKHYPPVGEAAGKKRQVAAMFDAIAPRYDLLNRILSAGIDQRWRRQAVDLIAPEQPRRVLDVATGTADLAIEVARRLPVERVVGVDIAETMLQIGQEKIARLGLNDRVILRKGDAEKLPFSDAQFDAVLVAFGVRNFENLERGLRESYRVLRPGGVLVVLEFSHPRTPIIRTLYRWYAHHVLPRIGAWLSRDEGAYRYLPASVEAFPDGPDFLQRMASVGFQELLWKPLTFGIASLYRGRR, encoded by the coding sequence ATGCCGCGTCGTCGTAAGCACTATCCGCCTGTTGGAGAGGCGGCGGGCAAAAAGCGGCAGGTGGCGGCCATGTTTGACGCCATCGCGCCGCGCTATGACTTGCTCAACCGCATTTTGAGCGCAGGTATTGATCAGCGCTGGCGCCGGCAAGCGGTCGATTTGATTGCACCGGAGCAGCCGCGACGTGTGCTGGATGTAGCCACCGGCACGGCAGATCTGGCCATTGAGGTAGCGCGACGCCTGCCTGTTGAGCGCGTGGTCGGCGTGGACATTGCCGAAACAATGTTGCAGATCGGGCAGGAAAAAATAGCGCGGCTGGGGCTGAACGATCGCGTAATCCTGCGCAAAGGCGATGCCGAAAAGCTTCCCTTCTCCGATGCTCAGTTCGATGCGGTGCTGGTAGCCTTTGGCGTGCGTAACTTTGAAAACTTAGAGCGCGGACTTCGCGAAAGCTACCGGGTGCTCCGACCAGGAGGTGTGCTGGTAGTACTCGAATTCAGCCATCCGCGCACGCCCATTATTCGGACGCTCTACCGGTGGTATGCGCACCATGTGCTGCCGCGCATCGGCGCCTGGTTGTCGCGTGATGAGGGAGCATACCGCTATTTGCCGGCGTCCGTTGAGGCATTTCCGGATGGGCCCGATTTCCTGCAACGCATGGCAAGCGTCGGCTTTCAGGAGCTGCTGTGGAAACCGCTGACCTTCGGCATTGCCTCGCTTTACCGAGGACGGCGATAA